One part of the Terrimicrobium sacchariphilum genome encodes these proteins:
- a CDS encoding sulfate ABC transporter substrate-binding protein — translation MKVLILLSSVLALAASSAKDVTLLNVSYDPTRELYSDFNDAFYKYWKTKTGDGVRVDQSHGGSGKQARAIMDGLNADVATLALAADIDVLAEKGRLLPTDWQQRLPHNSSPYTSTIVFLVRKGNPKGIKDWNDLTRSGVEVITPNPKTSGGARWNFLAAWAYALKQSNGDEAKAREFMTRLFKNVPVLDTGARGATITFAERGLGDVLVAWENEAYLTVKEKPGQFEIVNPSISILAEPPVAVIDVVAKKRGTFEIATEYLKYLYSDEGQEIAAKHYYRPTSEAILAKYADTFPKIELTTIDKDFGGWKKAQGTFFADGGVFDQIYQPSR, via the coding sequence ATGAAAGTCTTGATCCTGCTCTCATCAGTGCTTGCCCTGGCTGCTTCGTCGGCCAAGGACGTGACACTGCTGAATGTGTCGTACGACCCGACACGGGAGTTGTATTCGGATTTCAACGACGCTTTTTACAAGTACTGGAAGACCAAGACCGGCGATGGCGTGCGGGTTGACCAGTCTCACGGAGGATCAGGCAAGCAGGCTCGGGCCATCATGGATGGCTTGAATGCCGATGTCGCCACGCTCGCCCTGGCGGCGGACATTGATGTGTTGGCGGAAAAAGGCCGCCTCCTTCCGACCGACTGGCAGCAACGGTTGCCGCACAACAGCTCCCCGTACACCTCGACGATTGTCTTCCTCGTCCGCAAGGGAAACCCCAAGGGGATCAAGGATTGGAACGACCTGACCCGCAGCGGCGTGGAGGTCATCACACCCAATCCCAAAACATCTGGCGGAGCCCGCTGGAACTTCCTGGCGGCCTGGGCGTACGCGCTCAAGCAAAGCAACGGCGACGAAGCCAAGGCGCGGGAGTTCATGACCAGGCTCTTCAAAAACGTGCCCGTGCTCGATACCGGAGCCCGTGGCGCGACGATCACTTTCGCCGAGCGGGGCTTGGGTGACGTGCTGGTGGCTTGGGAAAACGAAGCCTATTTGACGGTTAAGGAAAAGCCGGGGCAGTTTGAGATCGTCAACCCGTCGATCAGCATCCTGGCTGAGCCGCCGGTCGCCGTGATCGACGTGGTCGCGAAAAAGCGCGGGACGTTTGAGATCGCCACCGAGTACCTGAAGTACCTGTATTCCGACGAAGGGCAGGAGATTGCCGCAAAGCATTACTACCGGCCGACAAGCGAGGCCATCCTCGCCAAATACGCGGACACCTTTCCGAAGATCGAATTGACGACCATCGACAAGGATTTCGGCGGATGGAAGAAGGCGCAGGGTACCTTTTTTGCCGATGGGGGCGTGTTTGATCAAATCTACCAGCCGAGCCGCTGA
- a CDS encoding succinylglutamate desuccinylase/aspartoacylase domain-containing protein, whose translation MKPPTTLDFLGAVTNPVSFTRDLEKLTAPLDVLAERNERLSSEHVSYLSKHGALASLPKYVFSGPGDRRSHLKVGIFAGIHGDEDSGVEAIGRLVELLGRQPEMARGYELFLYPVCNRHGYLTNSRWSEDGLDLNREFWKGSIEPEVRVLEQELEANRFDGIVALHSDDTSEGLYGFVKGHELTRYVLEPALEAAGMFLPRNFDKSIDNFEANNGIIEQGYEGILTAPPTQKFRPFEIVFETPHLADAERQVQAHLAAIAVILERFKVLISEGQNI comes from the coding sequence TTGAAACCGCCGACGACTCTCGATTTCCTTGGTGCTGTGACGAACCCCGTCTCGTTTACTCGTGATTTGGAGAAATTGACTGCGCCACTTGATGTTCTGGCCGAACGCAATGAACGCCTGAGCAGCGAGCATGTTTCCTATCTGAGCAAACACGGAGCGCTGGCAAGCCTGCCGAAATATGTCTTTTCGGGACCGGGCGACCGGCGCAGTCATTTGAAAGTCGGCATATTCGCCGGAATACATGGCGACGAGGATAGCGGAGTCGAAGCCATTGGCCGCCTTGTCGAACTCCTCGGCCGGCAGCCCGAGATGGCGCGAGGGTATGAACTCTTCCTTTATCCCGTGTGCAATCGCCATGGTTACCTGACCAACAGCCGCTGGTCCGAGGATGGGCTGGATTTGAACCGGGAATTCTGGAAAGGGTCAATCGAACCCGAGGTGCGCGTGCTGGAGCAGGAACTCGAGGCAAATCGCTTCGACGGCATCGTGGCCCTCCATAGCGATGACACCAGCGAGGGACTCTATGGCTTTGTGAAGGGCCATGAATTGACTCGTTACGTGCTGGAGCCAGCCCTGGAGGCGGCGGGCATGTTTCTGCCGAGGAACTTCGACAAGAGCATTGATAACTTCGAAGCCAACAACGGCATCATCGAACAAGGATACGAAGGCATCCTCACCGCGCCGCCGACGCAGAAATTCCGGCCATTTGAGATCGTCTTTGAGACTCCCCATCTGGCGGATGCGGAGCGGCAGGTGCAGGCGCATCTCGCGGCGATTGCGGTGATCCTAGAGCGGTTCAAGGTTTTGATTTCCGAAGGACAGAATATCTAA
- the cysW gene encoding sulfate ABC transporter permease subunit CysW — protein sequence MAGAVSTFPTRVRTPRRATAESPVVKVVLITTLVIFFALFLVLPLFVVFQEAFSKGVETFIKTFEDRATAHAVKLTLIVAAIAVPLNTIFGLAAAWAMTRFQFRGRALLTSLIDLPLWVSPVIGGLIYVLVFGAGGWFGPWLRANDIQIIFALPGLVIATIFVTFPFVARGLIPLMQAQGHKEEEAAMTLGASGWQIFWRVTLPKIKWGLLYGVILCNARAMGEFGAVSVVSGHIRNKTNTMPLHIEILYNEYQIAAAFAVASVLSVLALVTLVVKAYAEWRAERQLMEAMQTSEGTNP from the coding sequence ATGGCTGGTGCAGTATCGACATTTCCCACCCGGGTCCGGACGCCGCGCCGTGCGACGGCGGAGTCGCCAGTCGTCAAGGTGGTGCTCATCACCACGCTGGTGATCTTCTTCGCCCTGTTCCTCGTGCTGCCGCTGTTTGTGGTGTTTCAGGAGGCATTCAGCAAAGGCGTCGAGACGTTCATCAAGACATTCGAGGATCGGGCGACGGCGCATGCGGTGAAACTCACGCTTATCGTCGCCGCGATCGCCGTGCCGCTGAATACGATCTTTGGCCTCGCCGCTGCCTGGGCCATGACGCGGTTTCAATTTCGCGGACGCGCTCTGCTCACCTCGCTGATCGACCTTCCACTATGGGTCTCTCCCGTCATCGGCGGCTTGATCTACGTTCTTGTTTTCGGTGCAGGCGGCTGGTTCGGACCGTGGCTCCGCGCCAATGATATTCAGATCATCTTTGCGTTGCCGGGTCTGGTGATCGCAACGATCTTTGTCACGTTTCCCTTCGTGGCTCGGGGCCTTATCCCATTGATGCAGGCGCAGGGGCACAAGGAAGAGGAGGCCGCCATGACGCTCGGCGCCAGCGGGTGGCAGATTTTCTGGCGGGTGACGTTGCCCAAGATCAAGTGGGGCCTGCTTTACGGCGTCATTTTGTGCAATGCCCGCGCCATGGGGGAATTCGGTGCGGTGTCCGTGGTTTCCGGCCACATCCGCAACAAGACGAACACGATGCCCCTCCACATCGAAATCCTTTATAACGAATATCAAATCGCAGCGGCTTTCGCTGTTGCCTCCGTCCTCTCGGTGCTGGCCCTTGTCACCCTCGTGGTGAAGGCTTATGCTGAGTGGCGGGCAGAGCGGCAGTTGATGGAAGCAATGCAGACATCCGAGGGAACAAATCCATGA
- the cysT gene encoding sulfate ABC transporter permease subunit CysT, producing MAARRHVLPGFGLTLGYTLVYLSIIVLIPLSALFLKSFSDGWGHVWKTITEPRVVASYWVSFGLSFLAALVNGVFGVIAAWVLARYRFPGRKLLDAIVDLPFALPTAVAGIALTTIYARNGMIGHVLEPYGIKVAFTQLGVFIALTFIGLPFVVRTVQPVIQDLSADVEEAAATLGASRWQTFWRVIFPALLPSILTGIALAYGRAVGEFGSVVFISGNLPFKTEITPLLIITKLEQYDYAGAAALGFVMLVVSFIILLVSNGLQAWDQKRRGV from the coding sequence ATGGCAGCACGCAGACATGTTTTGCCCGGCTTTGGGCTGACGCTTGGCTACACGCTCGTGTACCTGAGCATCATCGTTTTGATCCCCCTCAGCGCCCTGTTTCTCAAGTCATTCTCGGACGGGTGGGGACATGTCTGGAAGACCATCACCGAGCCGCGCGTGGTCGCCTCGTACTGGGTGAGCTTCGGCCTTTCCTTCCTGGCTGCGCTGGTCAATGGCGTCTTTGGCGTCATCGCCGCCTGGGTGCTGGCGCGCTACCGCTTTCCGGGTCGCAAGCTTCTCGATGCCATCGTGGACCTGCCGTTCGCCCTGCCGACCGCCGTGGCCGGCATCGCCCTCACGACGATCTATGCGCGCAATGGCATGATCGGTCATGTGCTGGAGCCTTACGGCATCAAGGTCGCGTTTACCCAGCTCGGCGTCTTCATCGCCCTGACCTTCATCGGACTGCCTTTCGTGGTGAGAACCGTGCAGCCGGTCATTCAGGATCTGTCCGCCGATGTGGAGGAGGCCGCCGCCACCCTCGGAGCCTCGCGCTGGCAGACCTTTTGGCGGGTGATCTTTCCCGCGCTGCTGCCCTCGATCCTCACGGGTATCGCGCTGGCCTACGGGCGCGCGGTCGGTGAGTTCGGGTCTGTGGTCTTCATTTCGGGCAACCTGCCGTTCAAGACGGAAATCACCCCGCTCCTCATCATCACAAAGCTGGAGCAATACGATTACGCCGGAGCGGCGGCCCTCGGGTTTGTGATGCTCGTGGTGTCTTTCATTATTCTTCTGGTCAGCAATGGGCTGCAGGCCTGGGACCAGAAAAGGAGGGGAGTCTAG